From the genome of Spodoptera frugiperda isolate SF20-4 chromosome 7, AGI-APGP_CSIRO_Sfru_2.0, whole genome shotgun sequence:
GGACGTGTCGACCGACGAGTGTACGCTGATTTGGACAGGCCGCTTGACCGCTACCCTACTCCGATGGTGAAGGACGAGCCACAGACTGTTCCAAGTGCTGCAAGTTCACCTCCCATGTCACCTATTGACATGGACACACAAGAAAGAATCAAATTGGAACGCAAACGGCAAAGGAATCGAGTGGCCGCGTCCAAGTGCAGACGGCGTAAACTGGAGCGCATCTCCAAGTTGGAGGACAAGGTCAAGATCCTGAAGGGCGAGAACGCggagctggcgcagatggtgGTCAAGCTAAAGGAGCACGTGCACCGGCTCAAGGAGCAGGTGCTGGAGCACGCCAACGGCGGCTGCCACATCGACTCGCACTTCTGATTGTGCCGTCGCCGCCGCTCCACCACATTCCATGCTAGTCGCGCCCGGTAGGACGCAGCATACAAAGCGATTTGTGATCTTAATTTTACTGTGTAATATATAGTTAATGAACACTAGTGTATAAGGTGTTGACGCTACGTTAAGGATGCTGTGGATGTATCGTTAAGTTTGAGAGATTAGGTTGCCAGTGATGTGTGCAGGCAGAACGTCCGCTCGGAGGAGCTGGTTCCAGGTTGTTGATTGTGAAATGTTTATGATCCACTAGCGAGGGATGTACTTAGAGCGAGTCACAACTGCAAAAGCTTTAGCTTCCATTGTAAGTTGCAGAACTAATGTTTTCCTTAAATCAGTATTGCGTTGTCTCATTTAGAATAGTGTAGAAACTAGAAAGGATAATCGTGCGACGTCATTCGTTTGCAGACTGACTGAACGAGGTTGAGGCGGCGTTGCCAGTTCTACGGCAAATTTCCCGTTTCAGCGATGTTGCCGCACTTGCCTCGCTGAATCGGGGATTTCCATTGTTCATTGTGACCCGGCCATTGTGTGTATTTATCTGTCCAATAgaatcttattataataattagtttacatTTCGGACTTTATTTATTGCGATTTGGACGGAGACGCACACTGTGGCCGTGTTGTGACAGGTACGAAACGCAGCCGGTGCGAAAGAGATAGTGTAGTGTAGAGTGGCAACGGCGCATCAGGCCGAGTCACGAGCGGATGTTCTGCTAATTAAAATTCCGCCTGCGCCGCCCTCGCGGAATGGCGGCCATGTGTTCAACACTCGGACGTTCCGAATCACGTTTTGTTGCACAAGGTTAACTTTTTAAACGCGACAATAGCGTTTTGACGCCGCCGTGGACTGGAACGTCTTTGTTCGCTTCGCTTGACTGTATCGAGACAGATGAAAATGAAGTGCTTGTATGGGAGACTGATTGTATGCAAGTATCGAGTGAATTAGAGTGCCTTGTACATTGAGCGAGAGCTTGGATCGCGCAAATTGTTTTCTCCATTTTGAAAGATGATTCTCGGAACTGACCCGGTGCTCTTTAGAGGACGTGTCTTTTGTAACGTGAAGCCGtccgatttaaaatatttgttgtggACGAATGAGATTGGGAGTGTTTCGTAATGAACGAACGTCAGACTTGTGAACGATGCGAGTGAATGCGTGATGGAAGTATTTATTAGTGAGAATGTTTATCTTATAGGATGAAGTAGCAATCTCGAGTGCCTACGCTTTGTAAACTAAAGCCTATACctatgtttttaattgtttttgttaccaTAAATGTGCTACAGTAAATTGTTCTGTACCATTGTCTTCGATAGGTTAttgtaagtaattataataCCAATTAACAAGTTGAATTGTTATATAGACTATATAGGGCGAGGGTGCGAAGCAATGAGAACTCAAACAAAGTTGTGTCAGCAGAGAGCGCACCCCACTgccatttgtattatttttatacaaaagaaaTTCAGAATGTTAACAGTAATTTGTAAGTTTATAAAAGATATGGACACagttatactaaaataatatatttctatgaatttaacaaagaatattgttttatacgaAATATCATATTGTATGATAAAAttgaaagagaaaataaattatgaagatTATTATACCATTTACTCCATGATTTCATTTCTAATCCCTAATTCAGTAATGTTGGTCAAAGAGCATTGGCTCTTTGACCAACATTACTGAATTACTTAATTTTGGGTGTTTTTCATTGGAAAAACACCCAAAATTTCACCCAAAACTGACACTTGAACGGATACAAATATCCAAAGTAGCACATTGCCGCTGGGcaaaactacaaaacaaaaacaatgaaatggcaaatgtatattatgtaaataattacaaagaTGCCAATAACAAACACTATTACATAATAGTATGAGCACACAGTAAAGTGGATCAGGAAAGTCACAATATTGCAAGCACAGCGCTTTGACATTGAAACGAGAACAACAGCTGTTCACGAACCGACATTTTATGACATGACAAATCAACCGTGATTATGAAATACTTTCTGCTTATCTAATCATTATTTACGGGAGAATATTGAGAATACACACCTGTTTACTAATCGGAACCAAGATCTGTATCTAGGCAGACGTTTTCTAAACATTTATTCGTTTTGCttctcattttctttttaacacgaacagatttcttttaaaatgaTCACAACAAACTGATTCATGTTAC
Proteins encoded in this window:
- the LOC118265902 gene encoding transcription factor JunD, producing MVRRFQHGMETTFYDESYPLSGPVENLKRPLTLDVGRGIKRARIGGAPVLSSPDLQMLKLGSPELEKLIIQNGMITTATPTPGAPVLFPASIAPTEEQEMYARPFVEALDKLHHSDPTPQIGRVDRRVYADLDRPLDRYPTPMVKDEPQTVPSAASSPPMSPIDMDTQERIKLERKRQRNRVAASKCRRRKLERISKLEDKVKILKGENAELAQMVVKLKEHVHRLKEQVLEHANGGCHIDSHF